The proteins below come from a single Tachypleus tridentatus isolate NWPU-2018 chromosome 13, ASM421037v1, whole genome shotgun sequence genomic window:
- the LOC143240125 gene encoding uncharacterized protein LOC143240125 — translation MTESLQLTNRNQGGLTIPTEIKKLTPRDHEFVPDEEIKSNTRNQDSVRDAEIELTTRNQEIILGKERNLKIKTKHFAEDTDKKLNTSIQGATENVKNRVNIRNQNMTVTTERYLKTSNHEIIIDAEKNINKNQRATNGRETNLNTTDQTSNENEKRNLNNTNQELATDTEKRHKFITDKQRNSNVKNQGPKEVSESISYNKNQESTEERPMNSRSKMFTEEEDRSLYTISPTSTIANSNEDRPSYDEKPELSLSENRHLHKGSQTYSRRNLGEEKVLYNRNEGFSKNKENPLHTRIQRFREPKERISLEQLSMLNNDNTTKLWKARLPNHFKNTDDIKRGNNFTQDSLRKTPLVYFQNNVAQVASNNRLMLRRRNHGNGNTRRRVARKRKLIQEIRSSFTNENKRTRSRNQKNYGTGGVVSENQGYSKPTLSFGDRIPDNFRNYDVKIHTEQQLLPKVLNETYFDTTEESHLFGISSQGHYQTLEQNNQKIFIPEVRRRRQYLHSTIQSSQRKSLPHHSDILLDQRQESYFPSNEQTKPHKQRNSSDFFQGVTRMDNLGVIEQNRQDGFLNDSFKMMDHISINKAYEEDFMHEVPNNTHSHNQHNKSNRHFLSKIQNHDHLFINIHNNESNPPTNLEGHSLSTKMPSSSHQQTMADSSRKSSSLKSLSTEDPGSQDKESPTQYISNILNQKHLDENSKVDKAVQSSHQGLLSNTSGRIDIQDETYMDYLLLDLFNSKHKKTNQEAWHKFQTNVPRGYKTEIHEDSEQADFSHKFLSKEYQEIINQSNEASLLPNFQNRTQPNTPVNISEKNFAIKVPEVGNKALPILDNQESIRSDVIGSQHPSYVTQNDKTHFQYDVSREQHPYDSSHRELSLNGSIRKQQESRSWDNKQFSFSEIPQTEQLDITYQDDMKSFLREDSQSKYSDHVNRGKQKGFHQDFFKTSESISSENPINKHASKFQESLEKPDLKVNKENFKLCDKEELCEKNNYSLENIEHIQSYDTETKINRNDEMMFIDPFYSYGSVSINSENRNYRNTSDNLHRQYESNTNTRIVNESTEKDKSPISVATMDDLTERQRIILLIIEVSKMLDRIPISHQKKLQDQYNALLEMTRRASDIKTSYEDKQDEDYSKYNYITQTNTTSNMTQDFSNTQMSLQDSLEDKSKLVVDTNSNRKYTLSVYNTTSSPILQTNMPGVGSFSQKTFDESSPVSLFNTNVFHNLDQSTPASITESILVDQLTTFNSSLHDILNVPRKVAKSTTFVLDETMFGTDVTNQLHNMTSNSSASEPEYQRMPHTATFYNILDHTLTNNLVPNLPDETTDNIISLNPISQTEGITIASTIGDKQTTTQDKNQNMTFLELTSFEPSKTPVNLPKAFGKRINANLTDGFQAYRISIEHQTLNISNETPLRPRKQSNNEFFTTSSYVVQPQIRDSWMPPNFQCPSNQVGIFPDITTGCKQFHICAQGTQQTFTCPTNMLFNMDTGQCDMSENVICQDPKITNHKSQCTERQNGYYPDVGKDCKEYFYCQNGQIHTFTCPQGQLFDYRNKACVTSTSIICTEDPVEDHVHGVPSQFLYDCHDKSDGFYPDYARSCHVFYRCVGGHKHSDYCRTGLLFNPETEACDLAEKVTCKPPINQRQYTT, via the coding sequence ATGACTGAAAGCCTACAGTTAACTAATCGAAATCAAGGAGGACTCACAATACCTACtgagataaaaaaattaactccTAGAGATCACGAGTTTGTACCAGATGAAGAAATAAAGTCAAACACCAGAAATCAGGATTCTGTGAGAGATGCAGAAATAGAATTAACAACTAGGAATCAGGAGATAATATTaggtaaagaaagaaatttaaaaatcaaaaccaagCATTTTGCAGAAGATACAGATAAAAAGTTAAACACCTCGATTCAGGGGGcaacagaaaatgttaaaaacagaGTAAACATCAGAAATCAAAATATGACAGTAACAACAGAAAGGTATTTGAAAACCAGTAACCATGAGATCATAATAGATgcagaaaaaaacataaacaagaacCAGAGGGCCACAAATGGTagagaaacaaatttaaacaccACTGATCAAACaagtaatgaaaatgaaaaaagaaacctTAACAACACTAATCAAGAGCTTGCAACAGATACAGAGAAAAGGCACAAGTTCATAACAGATAAACAAAGAAATTCTAATGTAAAGAATCAAGGACCCAAAGAAGTCTCAGAAAGTATTTCATACAACAAGAACCAGGAGTCCACAGAAGAAAGACCTATGAACTCAAGAAGTAAAATGTTTACTGAAGAAGAAGACAGGTCATTGTATACTATAAGTCCAACATCTACCATAGCCAACTCAAATGAAGATAGACCATCTTACGATGAGAAACCAGAACTCAGCCTGAGTGAAAATAGACATTTACACAAAGGAAGTCAAACATACAGCAGAAGAAATCTAGGTGAAGAAAAAGTTTTGTACAATAGAAATGAAGGATTtagcaaaaataaagaaaatccttTGCACACTAGAATCCAGAGGTTCAGAGAACCAAAAGAAAGAATTTCACTTGAACAACTGTCCATGctaaacaatgataacacaacCAAATTATGGAAAGCAAGACTGCCCAATCATTTTAAGAATACAGACGATATCAAGAGAGGAAACAACTTCACTCAAGATAGTCTTAGAAAGACACCTTTagtgtattttcaaaataatgtagcACAAGTAGCTAGTAATAACCGTTTAATGCTCAGACGTCGTAACCATGGAAATGGTAATACTCGACGTCGAGTGGCAAGAAAGAGAAAGTTAATTCAAGAAATAAGAAGCTcatttacaaatgaaaacaaaagaacaagaaGTAGGAATCAAAAGAATTATGGCACTGGTGGAGTGGTATCAGAAAATCAAGGTTATTCTAAACCAACACTATCATTTGGGGATAGAATCCCAGATAATTTCAGAAATTATGATGTTAAAATTCACACAGAACAACAACTCTTGCCTAAGGttttaaatgaaacttattttGACACAACTGAAGAGAGCCATCTCTTTGGCATTTCTTCTCAGGGGCACTACCAGACATtagaacaaaataatcaaaaaatatttatacctgAAGTTAGAAGAAGAAGACAGTATTTACATTCTACAATTCAGAGCAGCCAAAGAAAATCTCTACCACACCATTCAGATATTTTACTTGACCAAAGGCAGGAAAGTTATTTTCCAAGCAATGAGCAAACAAAACCCCATAAACAGAGAAATTCGAGTGACTTTTTCCAAGGTGTTACAAGAATGGATAACTTAGGTGTTATAGAGCAAAACAGGCAGGATGGTTTTCTCAACGATTCTTTTAAAATGATGGATCACATCAGTATAAATAAGGCTTATGAAGAAGATTTTATGCACGAGGTTCCAAATAATACACATTCACATAATCAGCACAATAAAAGTAATAGACACTTTCTAAGTAAAATCCAAAACCATgaccatttatttataaatatacataataatgaaaGTAATCCACCTACAAACTTAGAGGGGCATAGTCTTTCAACTAAAATGCCAAGCAGCAGCCatcaacaaactatggcagacaGCAGTCGAAAAAGTTCTAGCCTTAAATCTTTGAGCACAGAAGATCCAGGATCTCAAGACAAAGAGAGTCCCACACAATACATTTCCAATATTCTAAATCAGAAGCATCTAGATGAGAATAGTAAAGTAGATAAAGCAGTTCAAAGCAGTCATCAGGGTTTACTATCCAACACTTCTGGCAGAATAGATATTCAAGATGAGACTTACATGGATTATTTACTACTAGATTTGTTTAATagcaaacataaaaaaacaaatcaggAAGCTTGGCATAAGTTCCAAACAAATGTTCCTAGGGGGTATAAGACAGAAATCCATGAGGATAGTGAACAAGCAGATTTTTCACACAAGTTCCTTAGTAAGGAATATCAAGAAATCATTAACCAAAGTAATGAAGCAAGTCTTTTACCCAATTTTCAAAACAGAACACAGCCCAATACTCCAGTCAATATTAGTGAGAAAAACTTTGCAATTAAGGTCCCAGAAGTGGGTAACAAAGCTTTGCCTATCTTGGATAATCAAGAAAGTATCAGGTCTGATGTAATAGGTAGCCAGCATCCATCATATGTTACTCAGAATGATAAAACACACTTTCAATATGATGTTTCTAGAGAACAACATCCATATGACAGTAGTCATAGAGAACTTTCTTTAAATGGTTCTATCAGAAAACAGCAGGAATCTAGATCGTGGGacaataaacaattttctttttcagaaattcCTCAGACAGAGCAACTAGACATTACCTATCAAGATGACATGAAAAGTTTTTTGAGAGAAGATTCACAAAGCAAGTACAGTGATCATGTCAATCGAGGAAAACAGAAGGGTTTCCACCAGGACTTTTTCAAAACCTCAGAGAGCATTTCATCAGAAAACCCAATCAATAAACATGCAAGTAAATTTCAGGAAAGTTTAGAAAAACCAGACCTTAAGGTGAATAAAGAGAATTTTAAGTTGTGTGATAAGGAAGAgttatgtgaaaaaaataattattcacttGAAAATATAGAACACATTCAAAGTTATGATACTGAAACAAAAATCAACAGAAATGATGAAATGATGTTCATCGATCCATTTTATTCTTATGGTAGTGTTTCAATTAATTCCGAAAATAGGAATTACAGAAATACTAGTGATAACTTGCATAGACAGTACGAGTCAAATACAAATACTAGAATAGTAAATGAAAGTACAGAAAAAGATAAAAGTCCTATTTCTGTAGCAACAATGGATGACTTAACTGAGAGGCAGAGAATCATACTGCTGATTATTGAGGTATCAAAAATGCTAGACAGAATACCAATAAGCCATCAAAAAAAGCTACAGGATCAATATAATGCATTGTTAGAAATGACTAGAAGAGCAAGTGATATAAAAACATCTTATGAGGACAAACAAGATGAGGACTACTccaaatataactatataacccAAACAAATACTACCTCCAATATGACCCAAGACTTCAGTAATACTCAGATGTCACTTCAAGATTCTCTTGAAGATAAATCAAAGCTTGTTGTTGATACGAACTCTAATAGAAAATACACATTAAGTGTGTATAACACTACTTCTAGCCCTATACTTCAAACAAATATGCCTGGTGTTGGTTCTTTTAGTCAAAAAACATTTGATGAGTCATCTCCAGTATCACTGTTTAATACCAATGTGTTTCATAATCTAGATCAATCAACACCAGCTAGCATCACTGAGTCTATTCTAGTGGATCAATTGACAACATTCAACAGTTCTCTCCATGATATCCTCAATGTGCCTAGAAAAGTTGCCAAAAGCACCACTTTTGTGCTAGATGAAACAATGTTTGGCACAGATGTAACAAACCAACTACATAATATGACTTCTAACTCCTCTGCCTCTGAACCAGAGTATCAAAGAATGCCTCACACTGCTACCTTCTATAATATCTTAGATCATACACTAACAAATAACCTTGTCCCTAATCTGccagatgaaacaacagataataTTATCAGTTTAAATCCCATTTCTCAAACAGAAGGCATAACCATTGCTTCCACCATAGGAGATAAACAAACTACTACTCAAGATAAAAATCAGAACATGACATTTTTAGAGTTAACTTCTTTTGAGCCAAGCAAAACACCAGTCAACTTACCTAAAGCATTTGGTAAACGCATTAATGCCAATTTAACAGATGGATTCCAGGCATATAGAATATCTATTGAACATCAAACACTCAACATATCAAATGAGACACCATTACGTccaagaaaacaaagtaataacgAGTTCTTTACAACAAGCAGCTATGTTGTTCAACCACAAATTAGAGATTCATGGATGCCTCCAAACTTCCAGTGTCCATCCAATCAAGTTGGAATCTTCCCAGATATAACAACAGGGTGTAAACAGTTTCATATCTGTGCACAAGGTACTCAGCAGACTTTTACTTGCCCAACAAACATGTTGTTTAATATGGATACAGGGCAGTGTGACATGTCAGAAAATGTAATATGTCAGGACCCTAAGATAACTAACCACAAAAGTCAATGTACAGAAAGACAAAATGGATATTATCCAGATGTGGGAAAGGACTGCAAAGAATATTTTTACTGTCAGAATGGACAAATACATACATTCACTTGTCCTCAAGGTCAGTTGTTTGATTACCGTAACAAAGCTTGTGTAACTAGTACTAGTATTATTTGCACTGAAGATCCAGTAGAGGACCATGTACATGGAGTTCCTTCTCAGTTCTTGTATGACTGTCATGATAAGTCTGATGGGTTTTATCCAGATTATGCACGATCCTGTCATGTCTTTTACCGCTGTGTGGGTGGGCATAAGCATTCAGATTATTGTCGTACTGGACTATTATTCAATCCAGAGACAGAAGCTTGTGATCTAGCTGAGAAAGTTACTTGTAAACCTCCAATAAACCAAAGGCAGTACACCACATAG
- the LOC143240126 gene encoding zonadhesin-like, protein MGMISSALLKLVSGLFQLSFIISRLTVLVEGEQNVVVGGSGYSCTNLEDGAYVDYQKGCRGFFICKSGKKNEFWCANGTLFNSSSGCDSSSYVRCVAPKQNVSHFLVEDCSQQEDGVYTSYSADCRKFYFCRDGRKVEFSCPPGRRFDWKKGSCGLSEKVSCKRLDCHGMVDGVYADFTEACRRYFLCVRGEIQEFSCPAGKAFDENLRICIDAQETECGRAQELNCHELPDGYYPVYEKNCQAFQVCENGILRKYFCPPPMMFSPESLSCAYPKQELVCELPLSTLCKQNGNGIYPRFDRDCREFIICKDGYLIQSGFCTHGKLFDQVTETCQLPSQVVCNSFKDLDCDGRLDGAYPLKGSRCSAFYVCINQKIILQSTCPFSTLFDSTSELCLPSKVAECAVLSIAPTTISFHWDISHYGCDGRLGLYADFLSGCRRFYICAYGQRYISKCPRQQKFSQVTGQCEDDEVDCYAPKLLGTFLCNHGSDGIYVDVKSNCKRWHECWGEKGATYSCPAGETFNSISRACDSSGETTCGYVVAQSYQSPNNLPRVINAIPVAEAGFDCNGKRNGVFALGERDCGLFHICSNDRTFSFMCPSNMAYNPVLKSCEDPTTFICKKTDNRNTHQTDFSCIFRVDGYYPDTDMNCKRYFICRYGKRTTVYCPDGYLFNTLTANCEYDIIENIQCKSTVTTEKFVENTQNHTYSPLDIQTGEMATKHTSMCKECSHEITHKSFYQHSHKHHSETHPPNVATTLQQNNNSGSIFNKWYQPSKENKESTVVVNSHKSRSKKEIP, encoded by the exons GACTGTTCCAGCTGTCGTTTATAATCAGTCGGTTAACAGTACTTGTGGAGGGTGAACAG AATGTAGTGGTTGGCGGATCAGGGTATAGTTGTACCAACCTTGAAGATGGTGCCTATGTCGATTACCAAAAAGGCTGCAGaggttttttcatttgtaaatcaGGGAAGAAAAACGAGTTTTGGTGTGCTAATGGAACACTATTTAATTCCTCTTCTGGGTGTGACTCTTCCAGCTATGTTCGTTGTGTGGCtccaaaacaaaatgtttcacacTTTTTGGTGGAAGACTGTTCACAACAGGAGGATGGTGTGTATACCAGCTACAGCGCAGACTGtaggaagttttatttttgtcGAG ATGGTAGAAAGGTTGAGTTCAGCTGTCCGCCTGGAAGACGTTTTGATTGGAAAAAAGGTTCTTGTGGATTATCAGAAAAAGTATCTTGTAAGCGCCTAGACTGCCACGGAATGGTCGATGGAGTGTATGCAGACTTTACAGAGGCTTGCCGGAGGTACTTCTTGTGTGTAAGAGGAGAAATACAAGAATTTTCATGCCCAGCAGGTAAAGCATTCGATGAAAACCTTCGCATTTGTATAGATGCTCAGGAGACGGAATGTGGTAGAGCTCAAGAGTTGAACTGTCACGAACTTCCTGATGGATATTATCCGGTTTATGAAAAAAACTGTCAGGCATTTCAAGTGTGTGAGAATGGGATTCTTCGAAAATACTTCTGTCCTCCTCCAATGATGTTCAGCCCAGAATCATTGTCTTGTGCTTATCCAAAACAAGAGCTTGTTTGTGAGCTTCCCCTTTCAACGTTATGCAAACAAAATGGAAATGGAATATATCCTAGGTTCGACCGTGACTGCCGTGAATTTATTATATGTAAGGATGGATATCTAATTCAGTCAGGATTTTGTACACATGGTAAACTGTTTGACCAAGTTACTGAAACATGTCAGCTACCTTCGCAGGTGGTTTGTAATTCCTTCAAAGATCTGGATTGCGATGGTCGCTTAGATGGTGCATATCCTTTAAAAGGTAGTAGGTGTTCTGCATTCTACGTCTGTATCAACCAGAAAATAATACTTCAGTCTACCTGTCCATTCTCTACTCTCTTTGATAGCACAAGTGAGTTGTGTTTGCCATCAAAAGTTGCAGAGTGTGCAGTTCTTAGCATTGCACCCACTACCATTAGTTTTCATTGGGATATATCTCATTATGGATGTGATGGGCGGTTAGGTTTATATGCAGATTTTCTTTCAGGATGTAGAAGGTTTTATATTTGTGCGTATGGACAACGTTATATTTCCAAATGTCCAAGACAACAAAAATTTAGTCAGGTCACAGGTCAATGTGAAGATGATGAAGTGGACTGTTATGCACCTAAGTTATTGGGTACTTTCTTGTGTAACCATGGTTCTGACGGAATTTATGTTGAtgtaaaaagtaattgtaaaaggTGGCACGAATGCTGGGGTGAGAAAGGAGCTACATACAGCTGTCCCGCTGGTGAAACATTCAATTCCATTTCTCGAGCCTGTGATTCTTCTGGTGAAACTACTTGTGGTTATGTTGTAGCACAAAGTTATCAATCACCCAATAACTTGCCTAGAGTTATAAATGCTATTCCTGTAGCAGAAGCTGGGTTCGACTGTAATGGTAAACGTAATGGGGTTTTTGCACTCGGAGAAAGAGACTGTGGGTTGTTTCATATTTGTTCAAATGATAGGACATTTTCGTTCATGTGCCCCTCTAATATGGCATATAACCCAGTCCTTAAATCTTGTGAGGACCCTACAACTTTCATATGTAAAAAAACAGATAACAGAAACACACACCAGACTGACTTTTCCTGCATTTTCAGAGTGGATGGTTATTATCCTGATACAGACATGAACTGCAAACGGTATTTTATATGTAGATATGGAAAAAGAACAACAGTATACTGCCCTGACGGTTACCTTTTTAACACTTTAACTGCAAACTGCGAGTATGatattattgaaaacattcaGTGTAAGTCAACCGTAACTACAGAAAAATTTGTAGAAAACACCCAAAATCACACCTATTCACCCCTAGACATACAAACGGGAGAAATGGCAACAAAACATACTTCAATGTGCAAAGAATGTTCTCATGAAATAACACACAAATCTTTTTATCAACATTCACATAAACACCACAGTGAAACACATCCACCAAATGTTGCTACTACATtgcaacaaaataataacagtGGAAGTATATTTAATAAGTGGTACCAGCCatctaaagaaaataaagaaagcaCAGTAGTTGTTAACAGTCATAAGTCGAGATCAAAGAAAGAGATCCCATAA